CTCAAAGCCATCTGCCGGAAATGAGCGCCATCGACGCCCGAACAACCGCTCCAAGTAACATCTTAGTCAGATTCGAGTCGCTGCACTATCAGCTGCCAGGGGTCGGTATTCTCCTCGCGCTAACTCACGCATCTCGCAATTATTGTTTCCATTGACTGTTTTTGGCCCAAGTGGCTCATCATGTAGACTTCGTCGGGAACACGGTTCCGATGCCCGTCCGAGAAGGGCTTCCCTTTCTCCCGCTCGCTCTGGACTACCGCCGTGAGTGCGAACACCTCCATTTGCATTCACAGCGTTAACTACAACGGTCTGAGATAAAGGTCCTCCATGCATCGGACTTCCTTCTAAAAACTCACCCGCACCGAGCTCACTGCGTAATATTCTGATTTTTTGTATCATCTCTTTTATTTCGTAGCGCAATATTCCAAGGAagcacaattttaaaaatgctaTAACGCAATATCCTAAAACAAATAACGCATCCGTAGTTCTTCGTAACCAAGAAAGCAATCGTTCAGCACAAGCGGCTGTGTGTGGCACACAGTGCACCGGTGTGAATGGTACAGTCGACGTGACAGAGGTGGTAGCTAATGTGGCCGGAGTAACAGCGGGAGTATGAGCGGGTATTCGACAGCAACTAGGCGGTAATGTGGTTCGATTAAATGCTGTAAAGTCTGCCGGACCTGTAACTCCGCAACAACGTTGTTCTCTTTGTAATCGGTCCCAAGCTTCTGCAAAGTCTGCGTCTAAGTCGTAGTCCCTTGCAAGCCGGATGCGTAGTTGAGGTCGTAACTCACGGCAAACTCTTTCAAATCTAAATGCCCAGTAAACACCAATCGCAACGTCCCCAACGAGGAGTGCTAGCAGGGCAAGCCAGTAGGCGTTCAGCATACGTTCTGAAAGTCGCAGAGCAGCCAAGCAACCCAAAAGTTGCAGAAGGCCAGCTTGCGCGGGTAACGCTGCGTATCCGTAAAGAAAACCAGGCTGTGCAGCGCCTAGTCCCGGCACTAGTGCGCGACGATAATCTGCGAGCGCGCGGCCCGCTGCTGCACAAAACGCGAGCGCCCCTAGCAGCAGTGCCCCGTTGCACGCGTAGATCCAGATGCGGTAATA
This is a stretch of genomic DNA from Melitaea cinxia chromosome 2, ilMelCinx1.1, whole genome shotgun sequence. It encodes these proteins:
- the LOC123660394 gene encoding CD82 antigen-like, with the translated sequence MTLPPPARPAHYPAAHRAMRYYRIWIYACNGALLLGALAFCAAAGRALADYRRALVPGLGAAQPGFLYGYAALPAQAGLLQLLGCLAALRLSERMLNAYWLALLALLVGDVAIGVYWAFRFERVCRELRPQLRIRLARDYDLDADFAEAWDRLQREQRCCGVTGPADFTAFNRTTLPPSCCRIPAHTPAVTPATLATTSVTSTVPFTPVHCVPHTAACAERLLSWLRRTTDALFVLGYCVIAFLKLCFLGILRYEIKEMIQKIRILRSELGAGEFLEGSPMHGGPLSQTVVVNAVNANGGVRTHGGSPERAGEREALLGRASEPCSRRSLHDEPLGPKTVNGNNNCEMRELARGEYRPLAADSAATRI